In a single window of the Papaver somniferum cultivar HN1 chromosome 8, ASM357369v1, whole genome shotgun sequence genome:
- the LOC113306774 gene encoding F-box/LRR-repeat protein At2g40920-like, translating into MSMKRKEVPTNNWDVYINLPKLLKGLLYRSRNGNVNYPTKFIASPVASSEIINSDDGILIEILSRLPVKSLLRFKSVCKRWLSLIKNDTYLIQLHSTGAKSRPNLLVIVPLKQQRKTDDGHWVTRTKTPRQCILSAELLLGEGSGCEEREPEAIIHNVRMTDNNWFVYDQVLGPVNGLVCFVDWGAFAVRLYNVSTREVTPWIQSTLWKEERDLFQKDGTFIKNIRGPFFQFGFDPLATEHKLFCFWTLSRIQTLLGRVIESHNYISWEALTIGRDTKWRRIDVVPHEDNQEKLNVVIPPFLNRKSFVYANGSIYWINKRMSTSDDSVHCTKDKHSKDGSNGDPDVIIAFDVGSEKFRVIPIPKFILDEPREPTFLQPIAILEMDGRVVLVYRKRPCTVKLWILNDDIDKKMENCKGNIRNWSEETIALPFLCDTRILGFHGIPGTTQIVFENYGDFHKHIKLVGLYSYDLKKKTFNEIDINGISSIPLHYTRFLLATFTESLFSCSASTTQHSQKLVHLNGGHLC; encoded by the coding sequence ATGTCCATGAAGCGAAAGGAGGTTCCCACTAACAATTGGGATGTATACATAAACCTACCAAAACTATTGAAAGGCCTCCTCTACCGTTCACGTAATGGTAATGTGAATTATCCTACTAAGTTTATTGCAAGTCCTGTTGCTAGTTCTGAAATTATTAATAGTGATGATGGTATATTGATTGAGATTTTAAGCAGACTTCCAGTGAAATCACTATTAAGGTTCAAATCAGTATGCAAACGTTGGTTGTCTTTGATTAAGAATGACACCTACTTGATTCAATTACACAGTACCGGAGCAAAATCACGTCCGAATCTCCTTGTCATTGTTCCGTTGAAGCAACAACGAAAGACAGATGATGGTCATTGGGTTACGCGAACCAAAACGCCTCGTCAATGTATTTTGTCTGCAGAGTTATTATTGGGTGAAGGCAGTGGTTGTGAGGAAAGAGAGCCAGAAGCCATTATTCATAATGTTAGGATGACTGATAATAACTGGTTTGTTTATGATCAagttttgggacctgtaaatgGTCTGGTTTGTTTTGTCGATTGGGGCGCATTTGCTGTTAGATTGTACAATGTCAGTACTCGAGAAGTAACACCATGGATCCAATCAACATTATGGAAAGAAGAAAGAGATCTGTTTCAAAAAGATGGCACTTTTATAAAGAACATTCGAGGACCATTTTTTCAATTTGGATTTGATCCTTTGGCCACGGAGCATAAACTTTTCTGCTTCTGGACACTATCAAGAATCCAAACTTTACTTGGGCGCGTTATTGAATCCCATAATTATATAAGTTGGGAGGCCTTGACCATAGGTCGTGACACCAAGTGGAGAAGGATTGATGTGGTGCCTCATGAGGACAACCAAGAGAAGCTTAATGTGGTGATTCCTCCATTCTTGAATAGAAAATCTTTTGTGTATGCAAACGGTTCCATATATTGGATAAATAAGCGTATGAGCACCTCGGATGATTCTGTTCATTGTACCAAGGACAAACACTCCAAGGATGGTAGTAATGGCGATCCTGATGTCATCATAGCGTTTGATGTTGGAAGTGAGAAGTTTAGAGTTATTCCAATTCCCAAGTTCATTCTTGACGAGCCTCGTGAACCAACCTTCTTGCAGCCTATTGCTATTCTGGAAATGGATGGACGTGTAGTTCTAGTATACAGAAAGAGGCCATGCACTGTGAAATTGTGGATATTGAATGATGACATTGACAAAAAAATGGAGAATTGTAAAGGTAACATAAGAAATTGGAGTGAAGAGACTATTGCATTACCCTTTCTTTGTGACACGCGGATTCTCGGTTTTCATGGAATTCCTGGGACTACCCAGATTGTCTTTGAAAACTATGGAGATTTTCATAAACATATTAAGCTAGTCGGTTTGTATTCATATGATCTCAAAAAAAAGACTTTCAATGAGATTGACATCAATGGAATCTCCTCCATTCCCCTTCATTACACTAGGTTTCTACTAGCAACTTTCACCGAAAGCCTTTTTTCCTGTTCAGcctcaacaacacaacacagtcAAAAATTAGTGCATCTTAATGGTGGGCACTTGTGCTAG